A DNA window from Panthera tigris isolate Pti1 chromosome X, P.tigris_Pti1_mat1.1, whole genome shotgun sequence contains the following coding sequences:
- the LOC102962354 gene encoding melanoma-associated antigen B10-like: MPRGQKSKLRAREKRHQARSEAQRAQDAQATAAEEEQPSTSSSSPSGGSAQSSSAAGSGRKTQGFRKAPSTTTTSAGVSHTRSDKSAKSQDEEKPSTSQAQPNTGRYHRTPLDDTAILLVQFLLRKYNMREPITKEDMIKHVIKKHKVHFREILRKASELMVLAFGIDLKEVDPTRHRYALISKLQHTNDDRLRGEEIMPQTGLLMTVLCVIFMKGNCATEKDMWEVLNVMGIYADKKHFIYGDPKKLITEDWVQERYLLYRQVSNSNPPCREFLWGPRAYAETSKMKVLEFLAKVHDTVPSAFPSWYEEALQDEEERARARFTALVHTGALATGPSMANFGSFSHLY, from the coding sequence ATGCCTCGGGGGCAAAAGAGTAAGCTTCGTGCCCGTGAGAAACGCCATCAGGCCCGGAGCGAGGCTCAGCGTGCCCAGGATGCTCAGGCCACTGCAGCAGAGGAAGAACagccctccacttcctcctcttctccttctggtggTAGTGCCCAGAGCTCCTCAGCTGCTGGGTCAGGTAGAAAAACCCAGGGGTTTCGGAAAGCCCCATCCACTACTACTACTTCTGCAGGTGTTTCACATACAAGATCTGATAAAAGTGCCAAGAGCCAAGATGAGGAAAAACCAAGCACCTCTCAGGCACAACCCAACACTGGTCGTTACCATAGAACCCCTCTAGATGACACGGCGATTCTATTGGTGCAATTCCTGCTGCGCAAGTATAACATGAGGGAGCCCATAACAAAGGAAGACATGATTAAGCATGTCATCAAAAAGCACAAGGTGCATTTCCGTGAGATCCTCAGGAAAGCCTCTGAGCTAATGGTGCTGGCCTTTGGCATTGATCTGAAGGAAGTCGACCCTACCAGGCACCGCTATGCCCTTATCAGCAAATTGCAGCACACCAATGATGACAGGCTGAGGGGTGAGGAAATCATGCCCCAGACCGGCCTCTTGATGACCGTCCTCTGTGTGATCTTCATGAAGGGCAACTGTGCCACTGAAAAGGATATGTGGGAAGTGCTTAATGTGATGGGGATATATGCTGATAAGAAGCACTTCATCTATGGGGATCCCAAGAAGCTCATCACTGAAGATTGGGTGCAGGAAAGGTACCTCCTGTACCGCCAGGTGTCCAACAGCAATCCTCCATGCCGTGAGTTCCTGTGGGGTCCAAGAGCCTACGCCGAGACCAGCAAGATGAAAGTCCTTGAATTCTTGGCCAAGGTCCATGATACCGTCCCCAGTGCCTTCCCATCCTGGTATGAAGAGGCTTTGCAAGATGAGGAAGAGCGAGCCCGAGCCAGATTTACAGCTCTGGTTCATACTGGTGCCCTGGCCACTGGGCCTTCCATGGCCAATTTTGGCAGCTTCTCCCACCTGTATTGA